Proteins encoded by one window of Bacillota bacterium:
- a CDS encoding ABC transporter ATP-binding protein: MALIELKGVRKDYRQGKLVVPALRGIDLDIESGEFTAIAGPSGSGKTTLLNLIGCLDTPTEGVIRLDSLDLAKVRKAQLADIRRRKIGFVFQSYNLIPVLTAYENVEFSLALLGENSIDARRRVIQILAEVGLSGLENRRPGDLSGGQQQRVAIARALVKGPDLVLADEPTANLDSETGKAIIELMLEMNRTKGTTFVFSTHDPMVMSYARRLVTVRDGRIAEDKRR; the protein is encoded by the coding sequence GTGGCGCTCATAGAGCTGAAAGGGGTAAGAAAGGACTACCGCCAAGGCAAGTTGGTGGTGCCGGCGCTGCGTGGAATCGACCTTGACATCGAGAGCGGTGAGTTCACGGCGATAGCTGGTCCGTCGGGCTCGGGGAAGACCACGCTCTTGAACCTCATCGGCTGCCTGGACACGCCGACGGAAGGCGTCATCCGCCTTGACTCGCTCGATCTGGCGAAGGTGCGCAAGGCACAGCTGGCCGACATTCGCCGCCGGAAGATAGGTTTCGTGTTCCAGTCGTACAATCTGATCCCTGTCCTGACCGCTTACGAGAACGTCGAATTCTCCCTTGCCCTGCTCGGCGAGAACTCGATCGACGCAAGACGCCGGGTCATACAGATCCTTGCGGAGGTGGGGCTCAGCGGGTTGGAGAATCGCCGACCCGGAGATCTCTCGGGAGGTCAGCAACAACGGGTGGCTATCGCGCGTGCCCTCGTCAAGGGGCCGGACCTCGTCCTCGCCGATGAACCCACGGCTAACCTCGACTCTGAGACGGGCAAGGCCATCATAGAGCTGATGCTCGAGATGAATCGAACGAAGGGCACGACGTTCGTGTTCAGCACGCACGACCCGATGGTGATGAGTTACGCCCGGCGGCTCGTTACCGTCCGCGACGGCCGGATCGCCGAAGACAAGAGGAGGTAA
- a CDS encoding branched-chain amino acid ABC transporter ATP-binding protein/permease, translated as MDRGTDENASKRPRGPHGWSRFAFPGVGGVVYPALAAFALVPVLTHDSYLLRVGGTAGIYLILAVGLNIVAGEAGLLDLGYVAFYGIGAYVYAFLSSPHFGLHVPFLLSATCSVSSAVLAALVVCLPTLHIRGDYLAMVTLGFAQIVRILLNNLDRPVNITNGPNGIVAIDPPRLFGQSFMSLEASYSLIWVVAAAAVIAVGRVLRSGIGRAWAALREDEVAAACMGVNVLRYRTMAFLWGAALAGLAGALFASWQGAIFPQNFTTAETIAVYCMVIMGGMRSLPGLAAGVAALVVLPEVLRAYSVYRMLIYGIALVLLVVYRPQGLIPEQSSLCAPSGRARRRAWVKEEERSAGRQDRRYEEQREGTSPSPPDSVPALEVLDAGCNFGGLAALSRVTMTVRRGEVVGVIGPNGAGKTTLFNVITGVTRPQAGDVRVFGRSVLRTPPHEIAALGVARTFQNIRLFEGRSVLENVLAGCHLRTRRDIAGAILRTRAFRVREESETAVAQDALRTVSRSLQDREAEPVRDLAYPDRRRVELARALAARPRILLLDEPTAGMTPDEMADMVATIRMLKDHGHTIVVIEHHMNVVAETCDRVVVLDHGEKIAEGTPAEIASNPEVVRAYLGAEKTAANSRRTALVEGKPAAEGDGSKSGQGTVRTGTVRRAPGEREPIGLPQAVGGCPRLREEGRDEAPERRAPILEVTNVHSSYGAVKVLQGVDLRVESGEIVAVLGSNASGKSTLLKTILGRLRPSIGEIRFMGRRIDALPTSEIARAGIALVPEGRRIFPGLSVLENLELGGYVLGDRTKAAANIQRVFDLFPVLAERRHQKAGTLSGGEQQMLAISRALVADPRLICMDEPSMGLAPVLVDRVMQVIEDIRRSGATVLLVEQNARAALAIADRAYVLRAGRVAVTGPATRFLDEASLSEAYLA; from the coding sequence ATGGATAGAGGTACTGATGAGAACGCTAGCAAACGACCGCGGGGACCCCATGGGTGGTCGCGTTTCGCCTTTCCGGGGGTTGGGGGAGTCGTGTATCCCGCCCTCGCCGCTTTCGCCCTCGTCCCCGTGCTCACGCATGACTCTTACCTGCTAAGGGTCGGCGGAACCGCGGGCATCTATCTCATCCTGGCCGTCGGGCTCAACATAGTAGCCGGCGAAGCTGGGCTCCTCGACCTCGGATACGTGGCCTTCTATGGAATAGGAGCATACGTATACGCCTTCCTTTCGTCGCCTCACTTTGGGCTTCACGTGCCGTTCCTGCTGAGCGCGACGTGCTCTGTCTCGTCGGCCGTGCTCGCTGCCCTCGTCGTATGCCTGCCCACGCTCCACATACGCGGGGACTACCTGGCCATGGTCACTCTGGGGTTCGCGCAAATAGTGCGCATCCTCCTCAACAACCTTGACCGGCCGGTGAACATCACGAACGGGCCGAACGGCATTGTGGCCATAGACCCTCCGAGGCTCTTCGGCCAGAGCTTCATGTCGCTCGAGGCGTCCTACTCCTTGATATGGGTGGTCGCGGCCGCGGCCGTCATCGCGGTGGGCCGCGTCCTTCGCTCGGGCATCGGCCGGGCTTGGGCCGCTCTACGCGAAGATGAGGTGGCCGCGGCCTGCATGGGTGTCAACGTGCTGCGGTACAGGACCATGGCGTTCCTCTGGGGAGCCGCTCTCGCCGGGCTCGCCGGGGCGCTCTTCGCCTCATGGCAGGGAGCGATCTTCCCCCAGAACTTCACGACGGCTGAGACCATCGCCGTGTACTGCATGGTGATCATGGGCGGGATGAGGAGCCTGCCCGGGCTGGCAGCAGGTGTGGCGGCGCTTGTAGTGCTTCCGGAGGTGCTGCGCGCCTATTCCGTATACAGGATGCTCATCTACGGGATCGCGCTCGTGCTCCTGGTGGTGTACCGCCCCCAGGGCCTGATCCCGGAACAGTCCTCGCTTTGCGCGCCCTCCGGACGGGCGCGGCGGCGCGCCTGGGTTAAGGAGGAGGAAAGAAGTGCGGGGCGCCAGGACCGGCGATACGAGGAGCAGCGAGAGGGCACGAGTCCGTCGCCACCTGACTCTGTGCCGGCGCTCGAAGTCCTCGACGCGGGATGCAACTTCGGCGGTCTGGCGGCTCTATCGCGAGTGACCATGACGGTGCGCCGGGGCGAGGTGGTCGGCGTCATCGGGCCGAACGGAGCGGGCAAGACCACCCTCTTCAACGTCATAACCGGCGTCACGAGGCCACAAGCAGGGGACGTCAGGGTCTTCGGAAGGAGCGTATTGCGAACCCCGCCCCACGAGATAGCCGCGCTCGGCGTCGCGCGCACGTTTCAGAACATCAGGCTCTTCGAAGGCAGGAGCGTCCTCGAGAACGTCCTCGCGGGCTGCCATCTTCGAACGAGACGAGACATCGCCGGGGCCATCCTTAGGACTCGGGCATTTAGGGTGCGCGAAGAGTCTGAGACAGCCGTAGCGCAAGACGCCCTGCGCACCGTGAGCCGTTCTCTCCAAGATCGCGAGGCCGAACCTGTGCGCGATCTCGCGTACCCGGACAGGCGTCGCGTGGAGCTTGCCCGGGCGCTCGCGGCGCGTCCCCGAATCCTTCTGTTGGATGAGCCCACCGCTGGCATGACTCCTGACGAGATGGCGGACATGGTGGCCACGATCAGGATGCTCAAGGACCACGGGCACACTATCGTCGTAATCGAACATCACATGAACGTGGTCGCCGAGACGTGCGACCGCGTGGTCGTCCTTGATCATGGCGAGAAGATAGCCGAGGGCACGCCCGCCGAAATCGCTTCGAACCCCGAGGTCGTCCGAGCTTACTTAGGAGCGGAGAAGACTGCCGCGAACTCCAGGCGCACGGCGCTCGTCGAGGGGAAGCCCGCGGCCGAGGGAGACGGGAGCAAGAGCGGGCAGGGGACCGTGCGCACGGGGACCGTCCGTCGCGCGCCAGGCGAACGCGAGCCCATAGGGCTGCCGCAAGCAGTAGGAGGCTGCCCGAGACTCCGTGAAGAAGGACGCGACGAGGCGCCCGAGCGCCGAGCGCCCATCCTTGAGGTGACGAATGTTCATTCGTCGTACGGCGCTGTCAAGGTGTTGCAGGGAGTGGACCTTCGCGTGGAAAGCGGTGAGATCGTCGCGGTCCTCGGGAGCAACGCGAGTGGAAAGTCCACGCTGCTCAAGACCATACTCGGTCGCCTTCGTCCTTCCATTGGTGAGATCCGCTTCATGGGACGCCGGATAGACGCGCTGCCGACGTCCGAGATAGCGAGGGCCGGAATCGCTTTGGTCCCGGAGGGCAGGAGGATCTTCCCCGGGCTTTCAGTCCTGGAAAACCTCGAACTCGGTGGGTACGTCCTCGGAGACCGGACGAAAGCCGCCGCGAACATCCAGCGGGTCTTCGACCTCTTTCCCGTGCTCGCGGAGAGACGTCACCAGAAGGCGGGGACTCTCTCGGGCGGCGAGCAGCAGATGCTGGCCATCTCGCGAGCCCTCGTTGCAGACCCCAGGCTCATCTGCATGGATGAGCCATCCATGGGGCTCGCGCCCGTGCTTGTTGATAGGGTCATGCAAGTGATAGAGGACATCCGGAGGTCGGGAGCGACAGTGCTGCTGGTGGAGCAGAACGCCCGTGCGGCGCTCGCCATCGCAGATCGGGCTTACGTCCTCCGCGCAGGGCGCGTTGCGGTGACGGGACCCGCCACAAGATTCCTCGATGAGGCATCTCTCTCGGAAGCGTACCTTGCCTAG